A window of Desertibacillus haloalkaliphilus contains these coding sequences:
- the mtnN gene encoding 5'-methylthioadenosine/S-adenosylhomocysteine nucleosidase, with protein sequence MRIGIIGAMDEEVELLKEKLVDRKDQVIAGCEFHHGKINDMEVVLLKSGIGKVNAAIATTLLIQLYSPTYVINTGSAGGFNEGLKVGDIVISTEVRYNDVDATVFGYEFGQVPRMPAAYPPAQELVDIAERSAASVGVDSAKGLIVSGDSFMSDHERVEEVKKLFSNPYCAEMEAGAIAQVCYQFECPFVVIRSLSDIAGVEAKLSYDQFLETASVNSAKLVLLMVEELKHAA encoded by the coding sequence ATGAGAATAGGTATCATTGGAGCAATGGATGAGGAAGTAGAATTATTAAAGGAAAAGCTTGTAGATCGAAAAGACCAGGTCATTGCCGGATGTGAGTTTCATCATGGTAAAATTAATGATATGGAAGTGGTCTTATTAAAATCAGGCATTGGTAAGGTTAATGCTGCAATTGCAACGACTCTGTTAATTCAATTGTATTCGCCAACGTATGTGATCAATACTGGTTCTGCTGGCGGATTTAATGAAGGTCTTAAGGTAGGTGATATCGTCATCTCGACAGAAGTGCGCTATAACGATGTCGATGCAACGGTATTTGGTTATGAGTTTGGACAAGTTCCAAGGATGCCGGCTGCTTACCCACCTGCTCAAGAATTAGTAGACATTGCTGAACGCAGTGCTGCTAGTGTAGGGGTCGACTCTGCAAAAGGTTTAATCGTTTCAGGAGATTCTTTTATGAGTGATCACGAGCGTGTCGAAGAGGTTAAAAAGCTTTTTTCTAACCCTTATTGTGCCGAAATGGAGGCTGGAGCGATTGCTCAGGTTTGCTACCAATTTGAATGTCCATTTGTTGTGATTCGCTCTCTTTCTGATATTGCTGGGGTTGAAGCTAAACTTTCTTATGATCAATTTTTAGAAACGGCGTCTGTAAACTCGGCGAAGTTAGTACTATTAATGGTTGAAGAGCTAAAACACGCTGCATAA
- the udk gene encoding uridine kinase yields MHKPIIIGVAGGTGSGKTTVAKEIFQNFNDQSIVLIEQDAYYKDQSHLTMDERVKTNYDHPLAFDNDLLIEQLEQLLAGQTIEKPVYDYEQHTRSEQVTVIEPKDVIILEGILILEDERLRELMDIKLFVDTDADIRIIRRLARDISERGRTLESVIDQYTSVVRPMHLRFIEPTKRYADVIIPEGGQNRVAIDLMVTKIRTIIEQKAFL; encoded by the coding sequence ATGCATAAACCGATTATCATCGGTGTCGCTGGTGGAACTGGATCAGGGAAAACAACAGTGGCAAAAGAGATCTTTCAAAACTTTAATGATCAATCCATTGTATTAATTGAACAAGATGCCTATTATAAGGATCAAAGTCATTTAACGATGGATGAGCGTGTAAAGACGAACTATGATCACCCATTGGCTTTTGACAATGATTTATTAATTGAACAGTTAGAGCAGTTGCTAGCAGGACAGACGATTGAAAAGCCCGTCTATGATTATGAGCAGCACACTCGTTCAGAGCAGGTCACAGTCATTGAACCAAAAGATGTCATTATTTTAGAGGGCATTTTAATTCTAGAGGATGAGCGTCTGCGAGAGTTAATGGATATCAAGTTATTTGTCGATACTGATGCAGATATCCGTATTATTCGAAGACTTGCTCGGGATATTTCGGAGCGAGGGCGAACACTAGAATCGGTGATTGACCAGTATACTTCAGTTGTACGACCGATGCATTTACGTTTTATTGAGCCAACAAAACGCTATGCTGATGTTATTATCCCAGAAGGTGGACAGAACCGTGTCGCAATTGATCTAATGGTGACGAAAATAAGAACCATTATTGAACAAAAGGCATTTTTATAA
- a CDS encoding YrzA family protein has protein sequence MQIHLETIDDKIECFEASDMKTLEKKINEQIDNNKALLLEVKQISHHVHSDPQSGRPTYTAIVHFGAKKRD, from the coding sequence ATGCAGATTCACTTAGAAACAATTGATGATAAAATCGAATGTTTTGAAGCCTCAGATATGAAAACATTAGAGAAAAAAATCAATGAACAAATTGATAACAACAAAGCATTGTTACTCGAAGTCAAACAAATTTCCCATCACGTCCACAGTGATCCACAGTCAGGTAGACCTACATATACGGCGATTGTTCATTTCGGTGCAAAAAAACGTGACTAA
- the ruvX gene encoding Holliday junction resolvase RuvX, which translates to MRVLGLDVGSKTIGVAVSDEMGWTAQGIETIKRDLEQPDKDWDRIRSIIDEYAIKKVVVGLPKNMNGTIGPSGEACQAFAEQLKEKFELPVELWDERLTTMAAERMLISADVSRKKRKKVIDKMAAVMILQGYLDRTALH; encoded by the coding sequence ATGAGAGTATTAGGCTTAGATGTGGGTTCCAAAACCATAGGCGTTGCTGTAAGTGATGAAATGGGTTGGACAGCACAAGGAATAGAAACGATTAAGCGAGATCTTGAACAGCCTGACAAGGACTGGGACCGTATAAGATCCATCATTGATGAGTATGCTATTAAAAAGGTAGTTGTCGGCCTCCCGAAAAATATGAATGGAACAATCGGACCGAGTGGAGAAGCTTGCCAAGCGTTTGCTGAACAGTTGAAAGAAAAGTTTGAACTTCCCGTTGAATTATGGGACGAGCGCTTAACCACAATGGCAGCTGAACGGATGTTAATTTCAGCTGATGTTAGCCGGAAGAAACGCAAAAAAGTGATTGATAAAATGGCAGCAGTCATGATCTTACAAGGGTATTTAGACCGAACAGCGCTACATTAA
- the greA gene encoding transcription elongation factor GreA, whose product MAEEKKHYMTLEGKQKLEEELEYLKTEKRKEVVERIKVARSFGDLSENSEYDSAKEEQAFVEGRISQIEKMIRNAEIIEEDDSNSTIVSLGKSVKFIELPDGEEEEYTIVGSAESDPLEGKISNDSPMAQSMLGKHVGDVVVVNTPGGEMEIKILEVK is encoded by the coding sequence ATGGCGGAAGAAAAAAAGCACTATATGACGCTTGAAGGGAAACAAAAGTTAGAGGAAGAATTAGAGTATTTAAAAACGGAAAAACGTAAAGAAGTTGTTGAACGAATAAAAGTTGCACGAAGCTTTGGGGACTTATCAGAGAACTCAGAGTATGATTCGGCTAAAGAAGAGCAAGCCTTTGTGGAAGGGCGTATCTCTCAAATTGAGAAAATGATTCGTAATGCTGAAATCATTGAAGAGGATGATAGTAATTCGACGATTGTTTCGTTAGGTAAATCAGTAAAGTTTATTGAATTACCTGATGGAGAGGAAGAAGAGTATACGATTGTCGGAAGTGCTGAATCAGATCCACTTGAAGGAAAGATTTCGAATGATTCACCGATGGCACAAAGTATGCTAGGTAAGCATGTTGGTGACGTTGTTGTAGTCAACACTCCTGGTGGAGAAATGGAAATAAAAATTTTAGAAGTGAAATAA
- a CDS encoding YrrS family protein, which translates to MQGTNRYQLQKKKRINRLLNIAIGIVALLILFFGAQLFLSNPTSEETINDITENEEEENEEAGQGRDEEQHDQQEAREPDPSESVPNEEEEQEEPLEEDELPEVNDGEWEPIGTSQQESAEEPFVADYDENGQNWAEMERALQYATGLGEDMVIWRLGNGGSPQTAVGTVSTYENRQTPYQVRLEWVMNEGWKPTSVEVLDSNPYQ; encoded by the coding sequence ATGCAAGGTACAAACAGATATCAGCTTCAAAAGAAAAAAAGAATCAATAGGCTGTTAAATATTGCAATCGGGATCGTTGCACTATTAATTTTATTTTTTGGTGCTCAGCTTTTTCTAAGCAATCCAACTTCAGAAGAGACGATCAATGATATCACGGAAAATGAAGAAGAGGAGAACGAAGAAGCAGGGCAAGGTCGTGATGAAGAACAACATGATCAGCAGGAAGCACGTGAACCAGATCCAAGTGAGTCTGTCCCGAATGAAGAAGAAGAGCAAGAAGAACCCCTTGAAGAAGATGAATTACCCGAGGTCAATGACGGTGAATGGGAACCAATTGGTACCTCTCAACAGGAGTCAGCGGAAGAACCTTTTGTGGCAGACTATGATGAGAATGGACAAAATTGGGCAGAGATGGAAAGGGCATTGCAATATGCGACGGGCTTAGGAGAAGATATGGTTATTTGGCGACTCGGAAACGGAGGGAGTCCACAAACTGCTGTAGGAACGGTCAGTACGTATGAAAATAGACAAACCCCTTACCAAGTGAGGCTTGAATGGGTAATGAATGAAGGGTGGAAACCAACATCTGTAGAAGTGTTAGATAGTAACCCGTATCAATAG
- a CDS encoding solute symporter family protein: protein MDQTWQLSNPIIGITAVIATFILFYIVGYISNRASKSVEDLYVAGGGVGPVTNGLAMASTYMSLATFLGVTALILDLQVPFVLMWIQMILAIPLITIIYGTSLRRMGAFSPTHFVRERYGKSASIIAAVFMILVSIMYSLGQMIGIAVTFETLLGIPYLTGLIVGGLLVVGYVTVGGMSGATNNAAIQMVIIALMFIIPLGAIMKAMGGSGWYFPPLFYADMVPQMLEAMPNFFDYQYSSKWYFAIIPALTLGSLGLPHLAMRIYTASSLKSARQAMIWFAFALGLVFSATYAMGFAGVYFTQAENITIAPGDMDKLTIILNLVYNPEWVTALVIAGAISAGLSTLGGNLLAIGALISQDIVSTLKPNLSNKSKVRLGYISIAAGGIASILLGINPPDFLVVSILWAFGLAGVTNAPLILMGVWWKEANKYGAIAASVIGGLLYIIVSPFVFPSIVVSGHATTDGMGLSGAMLAVPVSFILLVVVSYVTNRISALKSNLTTEADHKLIERVHGWSDVNPKRYNSKFGAFLVTAVSVVVFIWALMPWNM, encoded by the coding sequence ATGGATCAAACATGGCAGTTATCGAATCCAATCATTGGTATCACCGCCGTAATCGCAACGTTCATCTTGTTTTACATCGTCGGTTATATTTCAAATCGCGCAAGTAAATCAGTAGAAGACTTATATGTAGCAGGTGGTGGTGTTGGTCCAGTAACCAATGGGCTCGCAATGGCATCAACGTACATGAGTTTAGCTACATTTTTGGGTGTTACTGCTCTTATTTTAGATTTACAAGTTCCGTTTGTTTTAATGTGGATTCAAATGATTCTTGCAATCCCTTTAATTACGATCATCTACGGGACAAGCCTGCGTCGTATGGGTGCATTTTCACCAACTCATTTCGTTCGTGAACGCTATGGGAAATCAGCATCCATTATTGCAGCTGTATTTATGATCCTCGTATCAATTATGTACTCCCTAGGACAGATGATTGGGATTGCAGTTACTTTTGAAACGTTGTTAGGTATACCATACTTAACAGGTCTCATTGTTGGTGGGCTTTTAGTTGTTGGTTATGTCACTGTCGGTGGAATGTCTGGGGCTACAAATAATGCCGCCATTCAAATGGTTATTATTGCACTTATGTTTATCATCCCACTTGGGGCGATTATGAAAGCAATGGGAGGATCTGGTTGGTATTTCCCACCGTTATTTTATGCAGACATGGTTCCTCAAATGCTAGAAGCGATGCCTAACTTCTTTGATTATCAATATTCAAGCAAATGGTATTTTGCGATTATTCCAGCTCTAACCTTAGGTTCTCTAGGTTTGCCACACCTTGCTATGCGTATTTACACGGCATCGAGTTTAAAAAGTGCCCGTCAAGCCATGATTTGGTTTGCCTTTGCACTTGGTTTAGTGTTTTCCGCTACGTATGCAATGGGATTTGCTGGCGTTTACTTTACACAGGCAGAGAACATTACGATTGCACCAGGCGATATGGATAAGCTGACGATTATTTTAAACTTAGTCTATAACCCAGAATGGGTAACTGCACTGGTTATCGCAGGGGCTATTTCAGCTGGTCTATCGACTCTCGGTGGTAACTTACTTGCTATTGGCGCATTAATTTCACAGGATATTGTTTCAACGCTTAAGCCGAACTTAAGCAATAAATCCAAAGTCCGTCTAGGCTATATATCCATTGCGGCTGGTGGTATTGCTAGTATTTTACTAGGGATTAACCCACCTGATTTCCTCGTCGTTAGTATTCTCTGGGCATTTGGTCTTGCTGGGGTTACAAATGCACCACTCATCTTAATGGGCGTTTGGTGGAAAGAAGCCAACAAATATGGTGCAATCGCTGCTTCAGTTATTGGTGGTTTACTTTATATCATTGTCTCACCATTTGTCTTCCCTTCCATCGTTGTGAGTGGCCATGCGACAACGGACGGAATGGGACTATCAGGTGCAATGCTAGCTGTTCCTGTTAGCTTTATATTACTAGTCGTCGTATCCTATGTAACTAACCGTATCTCCGCACTGAAAAGTAACTTAACGACGGAAGCTGATCACAAGTTAATTGAACGGGTACACGGTTGGAGTGATGTTAATCCAAAAAGATATAACAGTAAATTCGGTGCTTTCTTAGTCACTGCAGTCAGTGTTGTCGTCTTTATTTGGGCACTTATGCCTTGGAATATGTAA
- a CDS encoding YIP1 family protein — protein sequence MTGLTLLYRTLLLDKQAIQTLSESKQWNMWARIVVIALGVVYGIFSIRQNATYIASFETDFLRTLVVPGIFIFFGIVTMVLTRLGLALLLWAGARGLGGPGFVRNLTRASSFALIPSMLAIPAFISLGANDSISIIQGLATLLGIIWIYRICVKTLETTQGFMRWRANVAVIAIFIFFICIYYIVTPPS from the coding sequence ATGACCGGACTAACACTACTATATAGAACACTACTACTTGACAAACAAGCCATTCAAACCTTAAGTGAATCGAAGCAATGGAACATGTGGGCAAGAATCGTTGTAATCGCTTTGGGGGTTGTATATGGGATCTTTTCCATTCGCCAAAATGCAACCTACATTGCTAGCTTTGAAACTGACTTTTTACGAACATTAGTCGTTCCTGGGATCTTCATTTTCTTTGGAATCGTCACAATGGTTCTGACACGATTAGGGTTAGCTTTATTGCTATGGGCCGGTGCACGAGGACTAGGTGGTCCAGGTTTTGTCAGGAACCTTACACGAGCATCTAGCTTTGCCTTAATCCCATCGATGTTAGCGATACCTGCATTTATTTCCCTTGGAGCAAATGATTCAATATCGATCATCCAAGGATTAGCAACACTCCTAGGGATTATATGGATCTACCGCATTTGTGTAAAAACATTAGAGACTACCCAAGGGTTTATGCGTTGGAGGGCAAATGTTGCTGTGATTGCGATCTTTATTTTCTTCATTTGCATCTACTATATCGTTACACCACCAAGTTAA
- the mltG gene encoding endolytic transglycosylase MltG, with protein sequence MKNENQDTQDDGLTEQVKQARIVRKIVFITVIVLVIAVAVIGLSGYLYVKSALGPVDETNTELVDVHIPIGSSSTQIGNILEEESLIKNSTFFRYYVRYNNETGFQAGDYQLNQAMTLGEIIEELKEGTLHQEPELTFTIPEGLWLEDIVTTIAEHTTYDQAEIEEVFADRDMIEELIANYDLLTDDILAEGIKQPLEGYLFPARYDFLDEDMPVEQIITSMIERTSDVITKYEQDVNDSVLSIHELLTLASIIEREAQTSEDRYLISGVLYNRLDQGMPLQVDPTVAYAIGEHRYMTSYADLEVDSPYNTYKYPGIPIGPIANPGEDAIRAALQPESTDYLYFYARRNGEVIYNTTYREHHEVHQEYRHEWVEAGE encoded by the coding sequence TTGAAAAATGAGAACCAAGATACCCAAGATGATGGGTTGACAGAGCAAGTAAAACAAGCGAGAATTGTTAGAAAGATCGTCTTCATTACAGTGATTGTTCTTGTAATCGCGGTGGCTGTTATCGGCTTAAGCGGTTATTTATATGTAAAAAGTGCATTAGGTCCTGTTGATGAAACAAATACTGAATTGGTTGATGTCCATATTCCGATAGGATCATCAAGCACACAAATAGGAAATATTTTGGAAGAAGAAAGCTTAATTAAAAATAGCACCTTCTTCCGTTATTATGTTAGATATAACAATGAAACGGGATTTCAAGCTGGAGATTATCAATTGAACCAAGCGATGACTCTAGGGGAGATTATTGAAGAGTTAAAAGAAGGGACTCTTCATCAAGAACCGGAGCTTACATTTACGATTCCTGAAGGTCTCTGGTTAGAAGATATTGTAACAACGATTGCTGAGCATACAACGTATGACCAAGCTGAGATTGAAGAAGTTTTCGCTGATCGTGATATGATCGAAGAGTTGATTGCTAATTATGACCTACTAACCGATGATATTTTAGCTGAAGGCATCAAACAACCATTAGAGGGTTATTTGTTTCCTGCTCGATATGACTTTCTAGACGAGGATATGCCAGTCGAGCAAATCATTACTAGTATGATTGAGCGTACATCTGACGTCATTACGAAGTATGAACAAGACGTAAATGATAGTGTTTTGTCGATTCATGAATTGTTGACACTTGCCTCTATCATTGAGAGAGAAGCACAAACATCAGAAGATCGTTATCTTATTTCCGGGGTGCTATACAATCGTTTAGATCAAGGGATGCCATTACAGGTCGATCCTACTGTTGCTTATGCGATTGGTGAACACCGTTACATGACGTCGTATGCTGATTTAGAAGTTGATTCACCATATAATACGTACAAATATCCAGGAATTCCAATTGGTCCGATTGCCAATCCTGGTGAAGATGCGATCCGAGCTGCTTTGCAGCCCGAGTCTACAGATTACCTCTATTTTTATGCAAGAAGAAATGGTGAAGTAATCTACAATACAACGTATCGTGAACATCACGAAGTTCATCAAGAGTATCGACATGAATGGGTTGAAGCTGGAGAATAG
- a CDS encoding peptidase U32 family protein, producing MADNKPELLVTPTEVNDIERLVAAGATAIMIGEERFGLRLAGEFTREHVKEAVSIAHRLGAKVYVAMNAIFHNERVDELADYLRFINDCSVDAVVFGDPAVLMTAREVAPDMKLHWNTETTATNYYTANYWGRKGAKRAVLAREINMDAIVEIKENADVEIEVQVHGMTAMFHSKRKLIGNYMEFQGKSLSVENRGKDRNMFLYDPERDAKYPIFEDSSGTHIMSPKDICIIDELEEMLDAGIDSFKIDGILKSVDYLEEVVNMYREAIDLYFEDEEKYDSKKEEYLKRINEIQPHNREIDTGFFFKETVY from the coding sequence ATGGCCGACAATAAGCCAGAATTATTAGTAACACCAACAGAGGTTAACGATATTGAACGATTAGTAGCTGCGGGAGCAACCGCTATTATGATTGGAGAAGAGCGGTTCGGTTTACGCTTAGCTGGTGAGTTTACGCGTGAGCATGTGAAAGAAGCTGTATCAATTGCTCATCGTTTAGGAGCAAAAGTATATGTCGCAATGAATGCGATCTTTCATAATGAACGTGTTGATGAGTTAGCTGATTATTTGCGATTTATAAATGACTGTTCTGTCGATGCGGTTGTTTTTGGTGATCCAGCTGTTTTAATGACGGCTCGTGAAGTAGCACCTGATATGAAATTGCATTGGAATACAGAAACGACGGCAACGAACTATTATACGGCTAATTATTGGGGACGTAAGGGAGCAAAACGTGCCGTTCTTGCCCGTGAAATCAATATGGATGCGATTGTCGAAATCAAAGAAAACGCTGATGTTGAAATTGAAGTTCAAGTTCATGGCATGACAGCGATGTTTCATTCAAAACGAAAGCTAATCGGTAACTACATGGAATTTCAAGGGAAAAGTTTAAGCGTCGAAAACCGTGGCAAAGACCGCAATATGTTCCTTTATGATCCTGAGCGTGATGCAAAATATCCGATCTTTGAAGATTCAAGCGGAACCCATATTATGAGTCCAAAGGATATTTGTATCATTGATGAGTTAGAGGAAATGTTAGATGCGGGGATAGATAGCTTTAAAATTGATGGAATCTTAAAGTCAGTTGACTATCTTGAAGAAGTCGTGAACATGTACCGAGAAGCGATTGATTTATATTTTGAAGATGAAGAGAAGTATGACAGTAAAAAAGAAGAGTATTTAAAACGAATCAATGAGATTCAACCTCACAATCGAGAGATCGATACAGGATTCTTCTTTAAAGAAACGGTATATTAA
- a CDS encoding YrhC family protein: MQEKEMRELEGKINDYKRFSSILVSVSIFLFLGLVIPVEGKETFHSALLITGNLMMLAFSVIFHKKAVNAQEEMNQHIET, encoded by the coding sequence ATGCAAGAAAAAGAGATGAGAGAACTAGAAGGTAAGATAAATGATTATAAGCGATTTAGTTCTATCCTAGTATCTGTTAGTATCTTCCTCTTTCTCGGGTTAGTTATACCAGTAGAAGGAAAAGAGACATTCCACTCAGCTTTATTAATTACCGGTAATTTAATGATGTTAGCATTTTCGGTAATTTTCCACAAAAAGGCAGTTAATGCTCAAGAAGAAATGAATCAACATATAGAAACATAA
- a CDS encoding DUF1292 domain-containing protein encodes MAEERERIVIPDENGDEHLFDVLFTFDVDETEKSYMVLVDAGAEENEEEEVEVHAFRYEDKKEGDDDLALFPIETDEEWSMVEEMLNTYSEGEMK; translated from the coding sequence ATGGCAGAAGAAAGAGAACGTATTGTAATCCCGGATGAAAATGGGGACGAGCATTTATTTGATGTATTATTCACATTCGATGTCGATGAAACAGAGAAATCATATATGGTACTAGTTGATGCTGGTGCTGAGGAAAACGAAGAGGAAGAAGTTGAAGTACACGCCTTCCGCTACGAAGATAAAAAAGAAGGCGACGATGATTTAGCGTTATTCCCGATTGAAACGGATGAAGAGTGGAGTATGGTAGAAGAGATGTTAAATACGTATTCTGAAGGAGAAATGAAGTAA
- a CDS encoding peptidase U32 family protein: protein MQAIAEVTKEGKRIITKKPELLAPAGNLEKLKIAVRYGADAVYIGGQEFGLRSNADNFSSEEMREGVEFANQYGAKIYVTTNIYAHNENMDGLEEYLKDLQDVGITGIIVADPLIIETCRRVAPKVEVHLSTQQSLTNWLSVKYWKEEGLERVVLAREVGLEEMLEMKRNVDIEIETFVHGAMCISYSGRCVLSNHMTARDSNRGGCCQSCRWDYDLFEEEHTDGSVKENPLFKEEDAQYTMSPKDLNLIQSIPKLIEAGIDSLKVEGRMKSIHYVATVTSVYRKVIDAYCADPENFKIKKEWLEELDKCANRDTAPAFFENTPTYKEQMFGNHGKKTTYDFAGLVLDYDEETSIVTLQQRNYFKPGDEVEFFGPDIENYRQVIGTIWDEDGNEIDAARHPLQVIRFHVDRPVHPYDMMRKGVQANA from the coding sequence ATGCAAGCCATTGCTGAAGTAACAAAAGAAGGTAAACGTATCATCACAAAAAAACCAGAACTATTAGCACCAGCAGGTAATTTAGAGAAATTAAAAATCGCAGTTCGTTACGGAGCAGACGCTGTTTATATTGGTGGACAAGAATTCGGTTTACGCTCAAATGCTGATAATTTTTCTAGTGAAGAGATGCGTGAAGGTGTTGAGTTTGCAAATCAATATGGAGCAAAAATTTACGTAACAACTAACATCTATGCTCATAATGAAAATATGGATGGATTAGAAGAGTATTTAAAAGACTTACAAGATGTAGGCATCACAGGAATTATCGTGGCTGATCCTTTAATTATTGAAACATGCCGTCGTGTCGCTCCTAAAGTTGAAGTTCACTTGAGTACACAACAATCATTAACGAACTGGTTATCGGTGAAGTATTGGAAAGAAGAAGGATTAGAACGTGTCGTTCTAGCCCGAGAAGTAGGCCTAGAAGAGATGCTTGAAATGAAGAGAAATGTCGATATTGAGATTGAAACGTTTGTTCACGGAGCGATGTGTATTTCATACTCTGGTCGCTGTGTCTTAAGTAACCATATGACGGCTCGTGATTCAAACCGTGGTGGCTGTTGTCAATCTTGTCGTTGGGATTATGACCTTTTTGAAGAGGAACATACAGACGGTAGTGTCAAAGAAAATCCATTATTTAAAGAAGAAGATGCGCAATACACGATGAGTCCAAAAGATTTAAACTTAATTCAATCAATTCCAAAGCTTATTGAAGCAGGAATTGATAGTCTCAAGGTCGAAGGAAGAATGAAGTCGATCCACTATGTGGCTACAGTCACTTCTGTGTACCGAAAAGTAATTGATGCATATTGTGCAGACCCTGAAAACTTTAAAATTAAGAAGGAATGGCTAGAAGAGTTAGACAAATGTGCGAACCGCGATACGGCTCCTGCATTTTTTGAAAATACTCCCACTTATAAAGAGCAGATGTTTGGGAATCATGGTAAGAAAACAACGTATGACTTTGCAGGGCTTGTCCTAGATTATGATGAAGAGACAAGCATAGTCACGCTACAACAGCGTAACTATTTCAAACCTGGAGATGAAGTGGAATTCTTCGGTCCTGATATCGAAAACTATAGACAAGTGATCGGTACGATCTGGGATGAGGATGGGAATGAAATTGATGCAGCAAGACATCCACTTCAAGTGATACGATTCCATGTGGATCGTCCTGTGCATCCATACGATATGATGCGTAAAGGGGTTCAAGCAAATGCATAA
- a CDS encoding O-methyltransferase: MISKEINDYLESLIKPRNELISEIEQYASIHDVPIMELVGIETMLQLLNVQKPKKIVEIGTAIGYSAIRMAQQLPDSQIVTIERDPERYEKALEFIERAGVSDQIKVIFGDALEVVQEIEKLGPFDVLFIDAAKGQYQRFFEHYGALVNEQGMILSDNVLFKGLVANQNAEPKRLKTLVKKLQQYNEWITAHPEYETTILPIGDGIAVSVKRKK, from the coding sequence ATGATATCAAAAGAAATTAATGATTATCTCGAATCGCTTATTAAGCCACGAAATGAGCTTATTAGCGAGATAGAGCAGTATGCGTCTATTCACGATGTACCAATTATGGAGCTTGTTGGAATCGAAACGATGCTCCAATTGTTAAATGTACAGAAGCCAAAGAAAATAGTAGAAATAGGTACTGCGATTGGATATTCTGCAATTCGAATGGCACAGCAATTGCCTGATAGTCAAATTGTAACAATTGAACGTGACCCTGAGCGCTATGAAAAAGCGCTGGAATTTATAGAGAGAGCAGGCGTAAGCGATCAAATTAAGGTTATTTTTGGAGATGCATTAGAGGTGGTTCAGGAGATTGAAAAATTAGGCCCCTTTGATGTATTATTTATTGATGCGGCTAAAGGTCAGTATCAACGTTTTTTTGAGCATTATGGTGCGCTAGTCAATGAGCAAGGAATGATTCTTTCTGATAATGTCCTCTTTAAAGGACTAGTAGCAAATCAAAACGCTGAACCTAAGCGGCTAAAGACCCTAGTTAAGAAACTTCAACAATATAATGAGTGGATTACCGCTCATCCTGAATATGAAACAACGATCCTCCCCATTGGAGATGGTATCGCAGTTAGTGTTAAACGAAAGAAATAA
- a CDS encoding IreB family regulatory phosphoprotein, which yields MSSMDNTMKFDFHDDSIKADVQEVLLTVYEALEEKGYNPINQIVGYLLSGDPAYIPRHNDARTLIRKLERDEFIEELVKSYLSQHQREKE from the coding sequence ATGAGCTCTATGGACAATACGATGAAATTCGATTTTCATGATGATTCAATCAAGGCGGATGTCCAGGAAGTTTTGTTAACGGTATATGAAGCTCTTGAGGAAAAGGGGTACAACCCAATCAATCAGATTGTAGGTTACTTATTATCAGGTGACCCAGCCTACATTCCAAGGCACAATGATGCCAGAACATTAATAAGGAAATTAGAACGTGATGAATTCATTGAAGAACTAGTAAAGTCCTATTTATCACAGCACCAAAGGGAGAAGGAATGA